The proteins below come from a single Microbacterium sp. SLBN-154 genomic window:
- a CDS encoding iron ABC transporter substrate-binding protein, with amino-acid sequence MPSRRSSLLVAAVAGIAVLSLTACAGQTPGDPGAPSDEPQTLTVYSGRDAELIDPLMDMFEEQSGIDVEVRYAGTTELAAQLLEEGERTPAQVFLSQDAGALGAVSDAGMFATLPDEITSLVPAEYTSSDGSWVGLTGRARVIAYDSEKYTADQVPGDVLELVEPEWAGKVGIVPSNASFQAFVTALRVSEGEDVARAWLEGLVAGDSPIYASNGELLEAVNSGAVDLGLINHYYWARSEQDPATLRAQLKFGDPGSISALVNVTGAGVLNRAADSPEAIALVEFLVSEEAQTYFREETFEYPLVGDLPGPEGVPAREDLGAPDIDLSDLASLQETVALITEAGLL; translated from the coding sequence ATGCCCTCTCGCCGCTCCTCGCTCCTCGTCGCCGCCGTCGCCGGCATCGCCGTCCTGTCGTTGACGGCCTGCGCCGGGCAGACCCCCGGCGACCCGGGCGCACCCTCGGACGAACCGCAGACGCTGACGGTGTACTCCGGCCGCGACGCCGAGCTCATCGACCCGCTCATGGACATGTTCGAGGAGCAGTCGGGAATCGACGTCGAAGTGCGCTACGCCGGGACCACGGAGCTGGCAGCACAGCTGCTCGAAGAGGGCGAGCGCACGCCCGCGCAGGTCTTCCTCTCGCAGGACGCCGGCGCACTGGGCGCCGTCTCCGACGCCGGCATGTTCGCGACCCTTCCCGATGAGATCACCTCACTCGTCCCGGCCGAGTACACCTCGTCGGACGGATCGTGGGTGGGATTGACCGGACGAGCCCGCGTGATCGCGTATGACAGCGAGAAGTACACCGCCGACCAGGTGCCCGGCGACGTCCTGGAACTGGTCGAACCCGAATGGGCCGGGAAGGTGGGCATCGTGCCGAGCAACGCCTCGTTCCAGGCGTTCGTCACCGCGCTGCGCGTGAGCGAGGGAGAAGATGTGGCCCGGGCCTGGCTGGAAGGCCTGGTGGCAGGAGACTCCCCGATCTACGCGAGCAACGGCGAACTGCTCGAAGCCGTCAATTCCGGGGCCGTGGACCTCGGGCTGATCAATCACTACTACTGGGCGCGATCGGAGCAGGACCCCGCGACGCTGCGCGCGCAGCTGAAGTTCGGAGATCCCGGCTCGATCTCCGCGCTGGTCAATGTCACCGGGGCCGGAGTGCTCAACCGGGCCGCGGATTCCCCCGAGGCCATCGCGTTGGTCGAGTTCCTCGTGTCGGAGGAGGCGCAGACCTACTTCCGCGAGGAGACCTTCGAGTACCCGCTCGTGGGAGACCTTCCGGGGCCCGAGGGCGTTCCGGCTCGGGAGGACCTCGGCGCCCCCGACATCGACCTGTCCGACCTCGCATCGCTTCAGGAGACGGTGGCGCTGATCACCGAGGCGGGGCTGCTCTGA
- a CDS encoding ABC transporter permease produces the protein MAALLLGIALAVVAVRVRLPGRRLWWVALCLPLAVPSFVAAFAWTATWPTVDGFWPLVVVLTLCTVPYVTLPAMAALSTLDDGLVDVARTLGRSRARVFLTVVLPHVLPAAAAGALLVALYTLSDFGAPAILRFETLTTGIYAQFSSGFDRTLAATTALLLAVVAMFCVAGERFVRPRPARIRTAVTSRPPTELGRAGTALMLCGLGAVTAAAVAFPLVALGIRMLSSDRYSSAPTDLVGALVTTLGVSALAATVAVLLALPVSVLAARFRGPVVAGVESLSYLGHALPGVVVALALVTLSLQFFPGAYQSILVLLVAYAILFLPKTVGASRTAVAQVPPELEEVSRSLGRGLVRTWIRVTLPAALPGILAGWVLVATAVAKELPATLMLRPIGFETLATELWSKTSLGAYGAAAPVGVLLIVAGIAPALLLARGLERRRGSDGPTHTDALAETVRREA, from the coding sequence GTGGCGGCGCTGCTGCTGGGGATCGCCCTCGCCGTCGTGGCGGTCCGGGTGCGTCTTCCCGGACGGCGCCTGTGGTGGGTGGCACTGTGCCTGCCGCTCGCCGTGCCGAGCTTCGTCGCCGCGTTCGCCTGGACGGCGACGTGGCCGACGGTCGACGGCTTCTGGCCGCTCGTCGTCGTCCTCACCCTGTGCACCGTGCCGTACGTGACCCTTCCGGCGATGGCTGCGCTGTCCACCCTCGATGACGGTCTGGTGGACGTCGCCCGCACCCTCGGCAGGAGCCGGGCACGGGTCTTCCTCACCGTCGTGCTTCCGCACGTCCTCCCTGCCGCCGCGGCCGGAGCGCTTCTGGTCGCGCTGTACACACTTTCCGACTTCGGCGCACCGGCGATCCTCCGCTTCGAGACCCTGACCACGGGCATCTACGCGCAATTCAGCAGCGGGTTCGACCGCACTCTGGCCGCCACCACGGCTCTCCTCCTCGCCGTCGTTGCGATGTTCTGCGTCGCGGGCGAACGCTTCGTCCGCCCGCGGCCCGCGCGCATCCGCACCGCGGTGACCTCGCGTCCGCCGACCGAGCTCGGACGCGCAGGCACCGCCCTGATGCTGTGCGGACTCGGCGCGGTCACCGCCGCCGCCGTGGCCTTCCCGCTCGTGGCGCTGGGCATCCGGATGCTCAGCAGCGACCGCTACTCCTCGGCACCCACCGACCTCGTCGGCGCTCTGGTCACGACCCTGGGCGTCTCCGCGCTGGCTGCCACCGTCGCCGTGCTCCTCGCCCTGCCGGTCAGCGTGCTGGCGGCACGCTTCCGCGGCCCGGTCGTCGCCGGCGTCGAGTCGCTGTCCTACCTCGGGCACGCACTCCCCGGCGTCGTGGTGGCCCTGGCCCTGGTGACCCTGTCGCTCCAGTTCTTCCCCGGCGCCTACCAGAGCATCCTCGTCCTGCTCGTGGCCTACGCCATCCTGTTCCTCCCCAAGACCGTCGGCGCCTCGCGCACCGCCGTCGCGCAGGTTCCGCCGGAGCTGGAGGAGGTCTCGCGCTCGCTCGGCCGTGGCCTCGTCCGCACCTGGATCCGGGTGACCCTCCCCGCCGCGCTCCCCGGCATCCTCGCCGGGTGGGTGCTCGTGGCCACCGCTGTCGCCAAAGAGCTGCCCGCGACGCTCATGCTGCGTCCGATCGGATTCGAGACCCTGGCCACCGAGCTGTGGAGCAAGACCTCGCTCGGCGCCTACGGTGCGGCCGCCCCCGTGGGCGTCCTGCTCATCGTCGCCGGAATCGCGCCGGCGCTGCTGCTGGCGCGCGGACTGGAGCGCCGACGTGGATCCGACGGGCCGACGCACACCGATGCACTCGCCGAGACCGTGAGGAGAGAGGCATGA
- a CDS encoding ABC transporter ATP-binding protein: MTTRVEQVSAAYGEREVLHGVDLVIGPGERVSVLGPSGSGKSTLLRVIAGLHPAAGGRVVIDGDDVTAVPPEARGIGLVPQEGALFPHLDVAANVGYGIRGLRLRHAHRDPRVRDLVDVVGLGGLLRRRPHELSGGQRQRVAVARALAHEPRLVLLDEPFSALDAGLRQQVRDDVAQILRDRGVGVALITHDQEEALSLGDRVAVMRDGRIVQAGTPREVYTAPVDAWTARFLGEALVLPAEARNDRATCALGVIALATPAQGAVAIVLRPEQITLDAASSPTPGAGSGEVTRVRYFGHDVLVDLRLDGGTGLTVRTGPDTHVSPGQRAMISVHGAAIAVAPE; encoded by the coding sequence ATGACGACCCGTGTGGAGCAGGTGAGCGCCGCCTATGGCGAGCGCGAGGTGCTGCACGGCGTCGATCTCGTCATCGGTCCCGGCGAGCGGGTGAGCGTGCTCGGGCCGTCGGGAAGCGGCAAATCCACACTCCTGCGCGTCATCGCGGGCCTGCACCCCGCCGCCGGCGGACGTGTCGTCATCGACGGCGACGACGTCACCGCGGTCCCGCCGGAGGCACGCGGGATCGGACTGGTCCCCCAGGAGGGTGCGCTGTTCCCGCACCTCGACGTCGCCGCGAACGTCGGCTACGGCATCCGAGGCCTCCGCCTCCGTCACGCGCACCGCGATCCGCGCGTCCGCGACCTCGTGGACGTCGTCGGTCTCGGCGGCCTCCTCCGCCGCCGTCCCCATGAGTTGTCCGGTGGTCAGCGACAGCGCGTCGCCGTCGCACGCGCGCTCGCGCACGAGCCCCGTCTGGTGCTCCTGGACGAGCCGTTCAGCGCGCTGGACGCAGGCCTGCGCCAGCAGGTGCGCGACGACGTCGCCCAGATCCTGCGCGACCGCGGTGTGGGCGTGGCACTGATCACCCACGACCAGGAGGAGGCGCTCTCGCTCGGCGATCGCGTCGCGGTGATGCGCGACGGCCGGATCGTGCAGGCCGGCACGCCCCGCGAGGTGTACACCGCGCCCGTGGACGCGTGGACGGCGCGCTTCCTCGGCGAGGCCCTGGTGCTCCCGGCAGAGGCCCGCAACGACCGGGCCACCTGCGCGCTCGGCGTCATCGCCCTCGCCACACCCGCGCAGGGCGCGGTGGCGATCGTCCTGCGGCCCGAGCAGATCACCCTGGACGCCGCCTCGAGCCCGACCCCGGGCGCCGGCTCGGGAGAGGTGACCCGCGTGCGGTACTTCGGCCACGATGTCCTGGTCGACCTCCGGCTCGACGGCGGGACCGGGCTCACGGTCCGGACCGGCCCCGACACGCACGTCTCGCCCGGTCAACGCGCGATGATCTCGGTGCACGGCGCCGCGATCGCCGTCGCCCCGGAGTGA
- a CDS encoding YqaJ viral recombinase family protein — MTPELAARIVADSRDRVAWVRARSRGITATDVAALTSERVIPRAADAKLMGSNFSGNAYTAHGRIREPEIAAWVAATHGIRPSSALFHAEIEKRHLATPDGIAVDPSGRVVLAEIKTTKKAWRSIPRTYLRQVWWQQHVLGAERTLVVWEEHDGFVPVGDEPRCAWVDRDEVEIGRLVRLATSLIDELYRRTQLSRAERMTQPAGPPAQPYRALALAD, encoded by the coding sequence GTGACACCCGAACTCGCCGCCCGCATCGTCGCGGATTCCCGCGATCGGGTCGCGTGGGTGCGGGCTCGCTCCCGGGGAATCACGGCGACCGATGTCGCGGCGCTCACCTCGGAGCGCGTCATCCCCCGAGCCGCCGACGCCAAGCTCATGGGCTCGAATTTCTCCGGCAACGCCTACACCGCTCACGGACGTATCCGCGAGCCCGAGATCGCCGCGTGGGTGGCCGCCACGCACGGGATCCGGCCATCGAGCGCGCTCTTCCACGCCGAGATCGAGAAGCGCCACCTCGCCACTCCCGACGGCATCGCGGTCGACCCGTCCGGCCGCGTGGTCCTCGCCGAGATCAAGACGACGAAGAAAGCGTGGCGGAGCATCCCCCGCACCTACCTCCGGCAGGTGTGGTGGCAGCAGCATGTCCTCGGCGCCGAACGCACCCTCGTCGTCTGGGAGGAGCACGACGGCTTCGTCCCCGTGGGTGACGAGCCCCGGTGCGCCTGGGTCGATCGCGACGAGGTCGAGATCGGTCGGCTGGTGCGCCTGGCGACATCCCTCATCGACGAGCTGTACCGACGCACGCAGCTGTCGCGAGCCGAGCGGATGACGCAGCCCGCCGGCCCGCCCGCTCAGCCCTATCGGGCTCTCGCCCTCGCCGATTGA
- a CDS encoding 2'-5' RNA ligase family protein, producing MISVEVLPDAATDALARAAWQRLIDAGLPSAGRHTGESNRPHITLAVRESPDLDGLSDLADLLPLTLRLGGVLLFPRAGQAVVSWQVVVTVALAEFHRRVAGVLGPADERYAHTAPDDWTPHLTMARRVRLANLSAAVEAIDLSPHVGEITGLRIWDATSRTVTTLR from the coding sequence GTGATCAGTGTCGAGGTGCTGCCCGACGCCGCCACGGATGCGCTCGCCCGTGCCGCATGGCAGCGTCTCATCGACGCCGGACTGCCGAGCGCCGGTCGCCACACCGGCGAGAGCAACCGGCCCCACATCACGCTGGCCGTGCGGGAGTCACCCGACCTCGACGGGCTCTCAGATCTCGCGGATCTGCTCCCGCTCACCCTCCGCCTCGGCGGAGTGCTGCTGTTTCCGCGCGCGGGTCAGGCGGTCGTCAGCTGGCAGGTGGTCGTCACGGTCGCGCTGGCGGAGTTCCATCGCCGCGTCGCCGGCGTTCTCGGCCCGGCCGACGAGCGCTACGCGCACACCGCGCCCGACGACTGGACGCCGCACCTGACGATGGCCCGCCGAGTGAGGCTCGCCAACCTGAGCGCGGCCGTCGAGGCGATCGACCTCTCCCCGCACGTCGGCGAGATCACGGGACTGCGGATCTGGGATGCGACCAGCCGGACGGTCACGACGCTGCGCTGA
- a CDS encoding MDR family MFS transporter, whose translation MTRTADAPPAHRPGVVKALVGLLLGMFVSMLASTVVSTSLPVIVHDLDGDQAAYTWVVTATLLTTAISTPIWGKLADLFDRKLLIQIAIVIFVLATAAAGFSQNPETLIAFRALQGVGAGGLAALSQVIMADIISPRERGRYMGLFGAVMAVATIGGPLLGGVITDAFGWRWNFFVALPVAVAALIIQQRTLHLPERPRRAVRIDYVGIVLLSAAVSLLLVWVTNAGTAFDWRSLPTALMVGGSALATLLFIVVELRTPEPLIPLRLFRSATFSLAVVASIATGISMFGTTVFLSQYMQMARGATPTEAGIMTIPMIAGLLLASVIIGALISRHGHWKPYLVVGGVLLAVGTALLATIHYDTPFVLVSLYMFLLGAGVGMTMQNLVLVVQNTADPREMGVASSGVTFFRSLGGTIGVSVMGAALASQATALTGERQGDIAAALSSLGAQGTALAQELQSGTIPQVAVLPEALRVIFEDVYAQAIAHSFLIAVPVAIVSLIAIVFLPNTPLNRMTTTERLHAGEADLATVSTSTGMNALPATADAPAPRAARRR comes from the coding sequence ATGACGAGGACTGCAGACGCTCCACCGGCTCATCGGCCCGGCGTGGTGAAGGCCCTCGTCGGCCTCCTCCTCGGCATGTTCGTGTCGATGCTCGCCTCCACGGTGGTCTCGACCTCGCTGCCGGTGATCGTGCACGACCTCGACGGCGACCAGGCCGCGTACACGTGGGTCGTGACCGCGACGCTGCTGACCACCGCCATCTCGACCCCGATCTGGGGGAAGCTCGCCGACCTGTTCGACCGCAAGCTCCTCATCCAGATCGCGATCGTGATCTTCGTGCTCGCCACGGCGGCCGCCGGCTTCTCGCAGAACCCCGAGACCCTGATCGCCTTCCGCGCCCTGCAGGGAGTGGGCGCGGGGGGGCTTGCCGCCCTCAGTCAGGTGATCATGGCCGACATCATCAGCCCGCGCGAGCGCGGTCGCTACATGGGCCTCTTCGGCGCGGTCATGGCGGTGGCCACCATCGGCGGACCGCTCCTCGGCGGCGTCATCACCGACGCCTTCGGCTGGCGGTGGAACTTCTTCGTCGCCCTCCCCGTCGCCGTCGCCGCCCTCATCATCCAGCAGCGCACCCTGCACCTGCCGGAGCGCCCGCGCCGCGCGGTGCGGATCGACTACGTCGGCATCGTGCTGCTCAGCGCCGCGGTCTCGCTGCTGCTGGTGTGGGTGACGAACGCGGGAACGGCCTTCGACTGGCGGAGCCTCCCGACCGCCCTGATGGTGGGGGGCTCCGCGCTGGCGACCCTTCTCTTCATCGTCGTGGAGCTGCGCACCCCCGAGCCGCTCATCCCGCTCCGCCTGTTCCGCAGCGCGACCTTCTCGCTCGCGGTGGTCGCCTCCATCGCCACGGGCATCTCGATGTTCGGCACCACGGTCTTCCTCAGCCAGTACATGCAGATGGCCCGGGGGGCCACCCCCACCGAGGCGGGCATCATGACGATCCCGATGATCGCGGGGCTGCTCCTCGCCTCCGTCATCATCGGTGCGCTCATCTCACGCCACGGCCACTGGAAGCCCTACCTGGTCGTCGGCGGCGTGCTCCTCGCCGTCGGCACCGCGTTGCTGGCGACGATCCACTACGACACCCCGTTCGTCCTGGTGTCGCTGTACATGTTCCTCCTCGGCGCCGGTGTCGGCATGACCATGCAGAACCTGGTTCTGGTCGTGCAGAACACCGCCGATCCGCGGGAGATGGGCGTGGCGAGCTCCGGCGTGACCTTCTTCCGGAGCCTCGGGGGAACGATCGGAGTCTCGGTCATGGGTGCGGCTCTCGCCAGTCAGGCCACCGCGCTGACCGGAGAACGCCAGGGCGACATCGCCGCCGCGCTGTCGAGCCTGGGCGCTCAGGGCACGGCCCTCGCGCAGGAGCTGCAGTCGGGAACGATTCCGCAGGTCGCCGTCCTCCCCGAGGCGCTCCGCGTCATCTTCGAGGATGTCTACGCCCAGGCGATCGCCCACTCGTTCCTCATCGCCGTCCCGGTGGCGATCGTCAGTCTCATCGCGATCGTGTTCCTCCCGAACACTCCGTTGAATCGGATGACGACGACCGAGCGCCTCCATGCCGGCGAGGCGGACCTGGCCACCGTGTCGACGAGCACGGGGATGAACGCCCTTCCCGCGACCGCCGATGCGCCGGCCCCGCGGGCCGCACGCCGGCGGTGA
- a CDS encoding MarR family winged helix-turn-helix transcriptional regulator has protein sequence MSTAPDHDARTEAVRALEAEFSGLIHQVRRIVSENAERVSPGMLPAAYKVFSTIVRRERVTQSELSEMLVADKGQISRTVRELEELGLIGREPDPTDRRSSILFPTPFGLERLAEARAPQESTLLHALEEWSIDDIRTLTRLLHALTVRERP, from the coding sequence ATGAGCACCGCGCCTGACCACGATGCCCGCACCGAGGCGGTGCGGGCGCTCGAGGCGGAGTTCAGCGGCTTGATCCACCAGGTGCGCCGGATCGTCAGCGAGAACGCCGAGCGTGTGAGCCCGGGGATGCTCCCCGCGGCCTACAAGGTGTTCTCGACGATCGTCCGACGCGAGCGCGTGACGCAATCGGAACTGTCCGAGATGCTCGTCGCCGACAAGGGGCAGATCAGCCGCACGGTGCGCGAACTCGAGGAGCTGGGGCTCATCGGACGCGAGCCCGATCCCACCGACCGCCGCTCGAGCATCCTGTTCCCCACTCCGTTCGGCCTGGAGCGGCTCGCCGAGGCTCGAGCACCGCAGGAGAGCACGCTCCTGCACGCCCTGGAGGAGTGGTCGATCGACGACATCCGCACCCTCACGCGGCTGCTTCACGCCCTCACCGTTCGCGAGCGTCCCTAA
- a CDS encoding sugar phosphate isomerase/epimerase family protein produces the protein MARPITLFTGQWADLPFEEVARLAGEWGYDGLEIACWGDHLDVSRWDDAEYVQSRKDILERNGLRVWAISNHLTGQAVCDDPIDQRHRDILSDRVWGDGDPEGVRRRAAEDLKDTSRMAAKLGVSTVNGFSGSSIWKYVAMFPPASEAMIDAGYADFAARWHPILDVFEEVGVRFALEVHPSEIAYDYWTAKRTLEAIGHRKSFGFNFDPSHFVWQQLDSVAFVLDFADHIFHVHCKESITNLDGRNGVLGSHLSWDNPRRGWTFVSTGHGAVPWEPIFRALNAIGYDGPTSVEWEDAGMDRLIGAPEALAFVRRLSEITPPHQLFDAAFSSK, from the coding sequence ATGGCGCGACCGATCACGTTGTTCACCGGCCAGTGGGCGGATCTTCCGTTCGAGGAGGTGGCGCGTTTGGCGGGCGAGTGGGGGTACGACGGGTTGGAGATCGCCTGCTGGGGCGATCACCTGGATGTGTCCCGGTGGGATGACGCGGAGTATGTGCAGTCGCGGAAGGACATCCTGGAGCGCAACGGTCTGAGGGTGTGGGCGATCTCGAATCACCTCACCGGTCAGGCGGTGTGCGACGACCCGATCGACCAGCGGCACCGCGACATCCTCTCCGACCGGGTGTGGGGTGACGGCGACCCCGAGGGTGTGCGCCGGCGGGCTGCGGAAGACCTCAAGGACACCTCGCGGATGGCGGCGAAGCTCGGCGTGTCCACGGTCAACGGATTCAGTGGTTCGTCGATCTGGAAGTACGTGGCGATGTTCCCGCCGGCGTCGGAGGCGATGATCGACGCCGGATATGCCGACTTCGCGGCGCGGTGGCATCCGATCCTCGACGTCTTCGAGGAGGTCGGGGTCCGCTTCGCCCTGGAGGTGCACCCGTCCGAGATCGCGTACGACTACTGGACGGCCAAGCGGACGCTGGAGGCGATCGGGCACCGGAAGAGTTTCGGGTTCAATTTCGACCCGTCGCACTTCGTGTGGCAGCAGCTGGACAGCGTCGCCTTCGTGCTGGACTTCGCCGACCACATCTTCCACGTGCACTGCAAGGAGTCCATCACGAACCTCGACGGCCGCAACGGGGTCCTGGGATCCCACCTGTCGTGGGACAACCCGCGCCGGGGGTGGACATTCGTCTCGACCGGGCACGGCGCGGTGCCGTGGGAGCCGATCTTCCGCGCCCTCAACGCGATCGGCTACGACGGGCCCACCAGCGTCGAATGGGAGGACGCCGGCATGGACCGCCTCATCGGCGCTCCCGAAGCACTCGCCTTCGTCCGCAGACTCTCCGAGATCACCCCGCCTCACCAGCTCTTCGACGCCGCGTTCAGCTCGAAGTGA
- a CDS encoding Gfo/Idh/MocA family protein, whose product MIGHGFMGAAHSQGWRVAPRFFDLPRDPVMQVVVGRDAERTAEAAATWGWHEAATDWREVIRRDDIDLVDIVTPGDTHAEIAIAALRAGKHVLCEKPLANTVVEAEAMTAAAEEAARSGVRSMVGFTYRRVPATTFARQLVAEGRLGDIRQVRAEYLQDWLADENAPLTWRLNKDIAGSGSLGDIGAHAVDLTEYITGQTVDRVSGILETLVAERPVMAEGVGLSGTAGSERGPVTVDDLALFTGRLSGGALASFEATRFRTGRKNALRIEISGSRGALAFDLERMNELEFYDATLPDSEQGFRRILVTEPSHPYADRWWPTGHMLGYEHGFSHQVVDLVTAIAEGTDPTPSFADGLHIQRVLDAVERSSEADGAWQTTR is encoded by the coding sequence ATGATCGGGCACGGCTTCATGGGAGCCGCGCACTCGCAGGGATGGCGGGTGGCCCCGCGGTTCTTCGATCTCCCCCGAGACCCGGTGATGCAGGTCGTCGTCGGCCGGGATGCCGAGCGCACCGCTGAGGCGGCGGCCACCTGGGGATGGCACGAAGCGGCGACGGACTGGCGCGAGGTCATCCGACGCGATGACATCGACCTCGTCGACATCGTCACCCCCGGTGACACCCACGCCGAGATCGCGATCGCCGCTCTTCGGGCGGGGAAGCATGTGCTCTGCGAAAAACCTCTCGCGAACACGGTCGTCGAGGCCGAGGCGATGACGGCCGCCGCAGAAGAGGCGGCACGGTCGGGCGTGCGGTCGATGGTCGGTTTCACCTACCGCCGTGTGCCGGCGACGACCTTCGCGCGTCAGCTCGTCGCCGAAGGCCGCCTCGGTGACATCCGTCAGGTGCGTGCCGAGTATCTGCAGGACTGGCTCGCAGATGAGAACGCACCCCTCACGTGGCGCCTGAACAAGGACATCGCCGGCTCCGGTTCGCTCGGTGACATCGGGGCGCACGCGGTCGACCTCACCGAATACATCACCGGCCAGACCGTGGATCGTGTCTCGGGCATCCTCGAGACGCTCGTCGCCGAGCGCCCGGTCATGGCCGAGGGAGTCGGGCTGTCAGGGACTGCGGGCTCCGAGCGTGGCCCCGTCACCGTGGACGACCTGGCGCTTTTCACCGGCCGGCTCTCGGGCGGTGCGCTCGCGTCGTTCGAGGCCACCCGCTTCCGCACCGGCCGGAAGAACGCGCTCCGCATCGAGATCTCGGGTTCGCGCGGTGCACTCGCGTTCGACCTCGAGCGCATGAACGAGCTCGAGTTCTATGACGCCACCCTCCCCGATTCCGAGCAGGGTTTCCGGCGCATCCTCGTCACCGAGCCCTCGCACCCGTATGCCGATCGCTGGTGGCCCACGGGCCACATGCTGGGGTACGAGCACGGCTTCAGCCACCAGGTGGTCGACCTCGTCACCGCGATCGCCGAGGGCACCGACCCCACGCCGTCCTTCGCGGACGGACTCCACATCCAGCGGGTCCTCGACGCGGTCGAACGCTCGTCCGAGGCCGACGGGGCCTGGCAGACGACCCGCTGA
- a CDS encoding substrate-binding domain-containing protein — protein sequence MRTLARGRGRFVIAGTAIVASIGLLAGCTGTGAEEDDVVDQGTSVEENAESGDTVVIGFSGPAADHGWLGAINSGAQAAADSFDDVELRVAEGTNDANAQIAAVETFINDGVDAIVLLPTDGAALTEVAIEAMQAGIPVINVDREFSSPFAARTTILGDNYGMGVSAGTYICEQVGDNPDAVVAEIAGIDSLPLTQDRSQGFEDALSDCGLEVSARVAADFTVAGGEAAASQLLAANPQIDAIWNHDDDQGIGVLAAVEAAGRDEFIMMGGAGSRNAMEAIQADDSVLKATVIYPSTQAADGIALARLIAQQKTVGDLITPSVPNRVVLDAPVVTRDNVEEFIDLSFES from the coding sequence ATGCGCACACTCGCGAGGGGGCGGGGGCGGTTCGTGATCGCCGGAACCGCGATCGTGGCTTCCATCGGACTGCTGGCCGGATGTACCGGCACCGGCGCCGAGGAAGACGATGTCGTCGACCAGGGAACCAGTGTCGAGGAGAACGCCGAGAGCGGCGACACCGTCGTCATCGGCTTCTCCGGGCCCGCCGCCGACCACGGCTGGCTCGGAGCCATCAACTCGGGGGCCCAGGCGGCCGCCGACAGCTTCGACGACGTCGAGCTCCGCGTCGCGGAGGGCACCAACGACGCCAACGCCCAGATCGCCGCGGTCGAGACGTTCATCAACGACGGTGTGGACGCCATCGTCCTGCTGCCCACCGACGGTGCGGCACTGACCGAGGTGGCGATCGAGGCCATGCAGGCGGGGATTCCCGTCATCAACGTCGACCGGGAGTTCTCGAGCCCGTTCGCCGCACGCACGACGATCCTCGGCGACAATTACGGTATGGGCGTCAGCGCGGGCACCTACATCTGCGAGCAGGTCGGGGACAACCCCGACGCTGTCGTCGCCGAGATCGCGGGCATCGACTCGCTGCCTCTCACCCAGGATCGATCGCAGGGCTTCGAAGACGCCCTGTCGGACTGCGGCCTCGAAGTCTCGGCCCGCGTCGCGGCCGACTTCACCGTCGCCGGAGGAGAGGCGGCAGCATCGCAGCTGCTCGCCGCGAACCCGCAGATCGATGCGATCTGGAACCATGACGACGACCAGGGAATCGGCGTTCTCGCCGCTGTCGAGGCCGCCGGCCGCGACGAGTTCATCATGATGGGCGGCGCCGGGTCGCGGAACGCCATGGAGGCCATCCAGGCCGATGACTCGGTTCTGAAGGCCACGGTCATCTATCCGTCGACGCAGGCGGCCGACGGCATCGCCCTGGCCCGTTTGATCGCCCAGCAGAAGACCGTGGGCGACCTCATCACGCCCAGCGTGCCGAACCGGGTCGTGCTGGACGCACCCGTCGTCACGAGGGACAACGTCGAGGAGTTCATCGACCTGTCGTTCGAGTCCTGA